In Fundulus heteroclitus isolate FHET01 chromosome 8, MU-UCD_Fhet_4.1, whole genome shotgun sequence, a genomic segment contains:
- the LOC105936568 gene encoding oocyte zinc finger protein XlCOF6: MFSLERFETHVHALMEALVEAAVTEVRRLLLTDCWRTGVSAQELPAGGENGEDGGQAVGRITDQFVSLMKVCISDVLQKTTSMVKASMCPEDGKTSRHATKPAARKRSVRKGLQPAVTNHIDHLYCREEPQSEEPGEAAAASESETEPVMVCSPPEASCEEVKSEPSPTPDAVPLNPTPGLASGVAEVNSVQADPKPSETSIKKAKSFQCPSCEKTFAKKCLMERHNLNHTKPHSCSHCGKRFATLRALIPHTRKHTGEKLYGCADCGIHFAYKYTFDRHMRSHTQTKLKTFTHTCPLCEAQFTTMFLFQRHKCAALQRMFVCPVCPETFQCRRSLADHELLHSGNRDFVCEMCGERFISFSSLATHRVIHFQGENCCDESARCNANAPNNHGRKKLLSCDVCGKALSHQSALKHHMLKHTGEKDHVCETCGKRCGHASALQNHMRVHTGKKPRETPVCGTCGKTFASACKLKLHMNIHAGKKPYTCSDCGKAFNSPSNLKNHTLIHCSTKTFGCDVCGRKFAQLAGLKQHRQLHVGKTFGCKVCGKGFVLKSQLRKHERGHLPEEARHDEPTEKTVKTTTDS, encoded by the exons ATGTTCAGTCTGGAGAGGTTTGAGACGCACGTCCACGCTCTCATGGAGGCTCTGGTGGAGGCGGCGGTGACGGAGGTCCGCAGGCTCCTCCTGACCGACTGCTGGAGGACCGGGGTGTCCGCTCAGGAGCTCCCAGCCGGCGGGGAGAACGGAGAGGACGGGGGGCAAGCTGTCGGTCGCATAACG GATCAGTTCGTGTCGCTCATGAAAGTTTGCATCAGCGACGTCCTGCAGAAAACCACCTCCATGGTGAAAGCGTCCATGTGTCCGGAGGACGGGAAAACCTCCCGGCACGCAACAA AACCGGCAGCCAGGAAACGCAGCGTAAGGAAGGGACTCCAGCCTGCGGTGACCAACCACATCGACCATTTATACTGCAGAG AAGAGCCGCAGAGCGAGGAGCCAGGAGAAGCGGCGGCTGCGTCTGAATCAGAGACAGAACCTG TCATGGTCTGCTCGCCACCTGAAGCGTCATGTGAGGAAGTAAAATCTGAACCTTCACCTACTCCTGATGCCGTTCCGCTCAACCCGACTCCTGGGTTGGCTTCCGGCGTCGCAGAGGTAAACAGCGTCCAGGCGGATCCCAAACCCTCGGAAACCtccataaaaaaagcaaaatcgTTTCAGTGCCCTTCGTGCGAGAAAACCTTTGCGAAGAAGTGCTTAATGGAGAGGCACAACCTGAACCACACCAAACCTCACAGTTGTTCTCACTGCGGGAAGCGTTTCGCAACCCTCCGCGCTCTCATCCCCCACACAAGGAAACACACGGGGGAAAAGCTCTACGGCTGTGCGGACTGCGGGATCCACTTTGCCTACAAGTATACCTTTGACAGACACATGCGGAGCCACACCCAGACGAAGCTGAAAACATTCACGCACACGTGCCCGCTGTGCGAGGCCCAGTTCACAACTATGTTTCTGTTCCAGCGACACAAGTGCGCCGCTCTGCAGAGGATGTTTGTCTGCCCCGTCTGCCCAGAGACGTTTCAGTGCCGACGCAGTTTGGCCGATCATGAGTTACTCCACTCTGGGAACAGGGACTTTGTTTGTGAAATGTGCGGCGAGAGGTTCATCTCGTTCTCGTCTCTGGCCACCCACAGAGTCATCCACTTTCAGGGGGAAAACTGCTGCGACGAGTCGGCCCGTTGCAACGCCAACGCCCCGAACAACCACGGCAGAAAGAAACTCCTCAGCTGCGACGTCTGCGGGAAGGCGCTGAGCCACCAGAGCGCGCTGAAGCACCACATGCTCAAGCACACGGGCGAGAAAGACCACGTCTGCGAGACCTGCGGCAAACGCTGCGGGCACGCCAGCGCGCTGCAGAACCACATGAGGGTCCACACGGGGAAGAAGCCCAGAGAGACGCCGGTCTGCGGCACGTGCGGCAAAACCTTCGCCTCGGCGTGCAAACTCAAACTCCACATGAACATCCACGCCGGGAAGAAACCGTACACCTGCAGCGACTGCGGGAAGGCGTTCAACAGCCCCAGCAACCTCAAGAATCACACCCTGATTCACTGCAGCACGAAGACGTTTGGGTGCGACGTCTGCGGCAGGAAGTTCGCTCAGCTCGCCGGCCTCAAGCAGCACAGACAACTCCACGTGGGGAAGACGTTTGGATGCAAAGTCTGCGGGAAAGGATTCGTCCTGAAAAGCCAGCTGAGGAAACACGAGAGGGGCCACCTGCCAGAGGAGGCAAGACACGATGAGCCGACTGAGAAAACCGTTAAAACTACAACTGATTCATGA